The proteins below come from a single Chitinophaga pinensis DSM 2588 genomic window:
- a CDS encoding TonB-dependent receptor: MRQFFQIFLLLLPFYCLASVNEENDFGTIKGKITTNDNRPASAVTIMIRGAKKTTLTNEDGTFTISHVPTGTHQLEVSLVGYAPLQEEVSVEKGKVTEIALQLQVSSTQLKEISITSNQNKFSRRESEQIARLPIKNLENPQVYSVAGKELIEEQVITERTDLYRNIPGAVPNFAAGGSQGMTIRGFSNGMGMRNGMVTSAIVPLNPIILEKVEVIKGPSGTLFGSNRNTTFGGVFNYVTKRPYDTFGGEVSLTGGSFQFGRITADINTPLNKEKTLLFRLNAGAQTEGSFQDQGYAKNYTIAPTITYQLTDRLKLTLDVELTRASYTTTSFGIDSMSKVTARNFKDLPIGYKRSYINNSVDVSNGINNIQAQAEYKISDNWTSQTNYLYSEGFYKHLLWTTLSLVSDSIMARTVRNQTPETFGNIQLQQNFIGDFYIGSFRNRMVIGLDYNYNYNQLYRATVSYDKVNINNPLPDISAEKINALAYQKGFVGTTSKAYNYSAYISDVFNITPSLMAMLSLRADRFTTDGTYAIATGKYTGEYSQNSLSPKFGLVYQVVKEKVSIFGNYMNGFVNLGPVTQPDNTILTLKPQYGNQWEGGVKVDLIEGKLSGSASYYDIAVTNSTRTEVQDGKTFTRQDGTQHSKGYEADITTSPVSGLNIVAGYAHNENKYTNASPALQGKYVTASPKDVANIWISYHLTRGKAKGLGFGAGANYISDSWFEATNTFVLPSYTLVNATVYYDQPKFRLSVKANNLLNQEYWNPVGTPQKQLNFLGSIAVRF; this comes from the coding sequence ATGAGGCAATTTTTTCAGATTTTCCTCTTATTGTTACCTTTCTACTGTTTGGCGTCTGTGAATGAAGAGAATGATTTTGGTACCATTAAAGGCAAAATAACAACCAACGACAACCGCCCTGCATCCGCGGTAACCATTATGATAAGAGGTGCAAAAAAGACAACACTTACAAACGAGGATGGTACATTTACCATTTCGCATGTTCCGACAGGCACTCACCAGCTGGAAGTATCCCTGGTTGGTTATGCCCCTTTACAGGAGGAAGTAAGTGTGGAAAAAGGAAAGGTGACAGAGATCGCGCTGCAATTGCAGGTATCCAGTACACAGTTGAAGGAAATATCCATCACTTCCAATCAGAATAAATTCAGTCGCAGGGAAAGCGAGCAGATCGCCCGTCTCCCCATTAAAAATCTGGAAAACCCACAGGTATATTCAGTAGCGGGAAAAGAACTGATCGAAGAACAGGTGATCACCGAGAGAACTGACCTCTACCGTAACATCCCCGGGGCAGTACCCAATTTCGCCGCCGGTGGTTCCCAGGGTATGACCATCCGTGGTTTTTCAAATGGCATGGGTATGCGTAACGGCATGGTTACCAGCGCCATCGTTCCACTGAACCCGATCATTCTGGAAAAAGTGGAGGTGATCAAAGGCCCCTCCGGTACTTTGTTTGGCAGTAACCGTAATACCACCTTTGGCGGCGTATTTAATTATGTCACCAAAAGACCTTATGACACCTTCGGTGGTGAAGTCAGCCTTACAGGTGGCAGTTTCCAGTTTGGCCGTATCACCGCAGACATCAATACACCCCTTAATAAGGAAAAGACACTCCTGTTCCGCCTGAACGCAGGCGCCCAAACAGAAGGTTCTTTCCAGGACCAGGGCTATGCTAAAAACTATACCATTGCGCCTACCATTACCTATCAGCTGACCGACCGTCTGAAATTAACGCTGGATGTGGAGCTGACCAGGGCTTCTTATACCACTACCTCCTTTGGTATAGACTCTATGAGCAAAGTGACGGCCCGTAACTTTAAAGACCTGCCGATCGGCTACAAACGCTCTTATATTAATAACAGCGTAGATGTATCCAACGGTATCAATAATATCCAGGCGCAGGCAGAATACAAGATTTCCGACAACTGGACTTCCCAGACCAACTACCTGTATTCCGAGGGCTTTTACAAACACCTGCTCTGGACGACACTGTCACTGGTAAGTGATTCCATAATGGCCCGTACCGTCAGGAACCAGACGCCGGAGACATTTGGCAATATCCAGCTGCAACAGAACTTTATCGGTGATTTCTACATTGGTTCCTTCAGGAACAGGATGGTCATCGGACTGGACTACAACTATAACTACAATCAGTTGTACCGCGCCACCGTATCATATGATAAGGTAAACATCAACAATCCGTTACCGGATATCAGTGCAGAGAAAATAAATGCCCTGGCTTACCAGAAGGGCTTTGTAGGTACAACCTCTAAAGCGTACAATTACAGCGCTTATATTTCGGATGTATTTAATATCACGCCTTCCCTGATGGCAATGCTGAGTTTACGTGCTGACCGTTTTACGACGGACGGAACCTACGCCATCGCCACCGGCAAATACACCGGAGAGTATAGCCAGAACTCACTGTCCCCTAAATTCGGACTGGTATACCAGGTCGTAAAAGAGAAAGTATCCATTTTCGGTAACTACATGAACGGTTTCGTAAACCTGGGCCCTGTAACCCAACCGGACAACACGATTCTCACCCTGAAGCCGCAATATGGCAATCAGTGGGAAGGTGGTGTAAAGGTGGACCTGATCGAGGGTAAACTGAGTGGAAGTGCCAGCTATTACGACATCGCTGTAACTAACTCCACCCGTACAGAAGTACAGGATGGTAAGACCTTCACCCGTCAGGACGGTACACAACATAGCAAGGGTTATGAAGCTGATATTACTACCAGCCCTGTATCCGGCTTAAATATCGTAGCTGGTTACGCACATAACGAAAACAAATATACCAATGCCAGCCCTGCCCTGCAAGGCAAATATGTGACCGCCAGTCCTAAAGATGTAGCAAACATCTGGATCAGCTATCACCTGACACGCGGTAAGGCAAAAGGGCTTGGTTTTGGCGCTGGCGCGAATTATATCAGCGATTCCTGGTTTGAGGCGACCAACACCTTTGTATTGCCTAGCTATACACTGGTCAATGCAACCGTATATTACGATCAGCCTAAATTCAGATTATCTGTGAAAGCCAATAATCTGCTGAACCAGGAATACTGGAATCCGGTAGGTACGCCACAAAAACAACTGAACTTCCTGGGTAGCATCGCCGTGCGATTCTAG
- a CDS encoding acyl carrier protein: MNTTQTLHDIIAAALSIPAEQVTDDLNYQSIPEWDSVSHIYLITELEAAFDITIDTDEVLEMSSVEKVKETLRKHNIEI, translated from the coding sequence ATGAACACAACTCAAACATTACACGATATCATCGCAGCTGCATTATCTATACCTGCAGAACAGGTAACGGATGACCTTAATTATCAGAGTATCCCGGAATGGGATTCTGTATCGCACATTTATCTTATTACAGAACTGGAAGCTGCTTTTGATATCACTATTGATACAGACGAAGTACTGGAAATGAGCAGCGTGGAAAAAGTAAAGGAAACCCTTAGAAAGCATAACATAGAGATATGA
- a CDS encoding AMP-binding protein — MSLYGLIAQNKSLRYLDAVTGDSYTLPDLMKDVWDITERPALAFLYLDNSIASVKMLLQCLNSRLTLALLSPKLHPDYKQRLEETYAPYYIYDVTRTAIPDWDLQDNMLFCNSRGIRNVIHPDIKLLLSTSGTTGSPKFVKLSEDNLVQNALSILDYLPVNNSDITPLNLPVFYSYGLSVFTTNSIAGGQIVCGNRDVVQKEFWEDMERYGYTSVAGVPYVYELLHRIGFNRKEYPSLRYMTQAGGKLNGILIRSFGEYMADRNKQFFVMYGQTEATARMAYMPPHDLLTKNGSIGKPIKGGQFTLAPDTSELLYSGPNVFGGYATLAADLTTFERLPVLHTGDVATCDEDGYYYITGRLKRFVKLFGTRINLDEVESILKQEIQGETFACVGVEDKHLLVFHRLTGLEEGYIRSLLAKKLGLHPTAFKAKLVDDFPLTPNGKLDYTSLQQQDISQVQH, encoded by the coding sequence ATGAGTTTATATGGATTGATTGCGCAGAATAAAAGTCTCCGGTATCTCGATGCAGTGACCGGAGACAGTTATACGCTGCCGGATCTGATGAAAGACGTCTGGGATATTACAGAAAGACCTGCTTTGGCATTTCTATACCTGGATAATTCTATTGCATCTGTAAAGATGTTATTACAATGTCTGAATAGCAGGTTAACCCTGGCATTGCTAAGTCCGAAGCTGCATCCTGATTATAAACAGCGGCTGGAAGAGACATATGCACCTTATTACATTTACGATGTAACAAGAACTGCCATACCCGATTGGGACTTACAGGATAATATGCTCTTCTGTAATAGTAGGGGCATCAGGAATGTAATACACCCGGATATAAAATTATTACTGAGTACTTCAGGTACGACCGGCTCGCCCAAGTTTGTAAAATTATCCGAAGATAACCTGGTACAAAATGCCTTGTCCATTCTTGATTATCTGCCTGTAAATAACAGTGATATTACACCATTGAACTTACCGGTATTCTATTCATACGGACTGTCTGTGTTTACAACCAACAGCATTGCCGGCGGACAGATCGTATGTGGTAACCGGGATGTGGTACAGAAGGAATTCTGGGAGGATATGGAACGCTATGGATATACTTCTGTGGCAGGCGTACCTTATGTCTATGAGCTATTACACCGGATCGGGTTTAACCGCAAGGAATATCCTTCATTGCGATACATGACACAGGCAGGTGGGAAATTGAATGGTATCCTGATCCGGTCTTTCGGTGAATACATGGCTGACAGAAACAAGCAGTTTTTTGTGATGTATGGTCAGACGGAGGCGACTGCCCGTATGGCGTATATGCCACCTCATGACCTGCTGACAAAAAACGGGTCCATTGGTAAACCCATCAAGGGAGGTCAGTTCACATTGGCCCCTGATACCAGTGAACTGTTATACAGCGGACCCAATGTATTCGGCGGTTATGCTACATTAGCAGCTGATCTGACTACTTTTGAGCGTTTACCGGTGTTGCATACCGGTGATGTAGCTACCTGTGATGAAGATGGGTACTATTATATTACCGGTCGTTTGAAACGATTTGTAAAGTTGTTTGGTACCCGTATTAACCTCGATGAAGTAGAAAGCATATTAAAACAGGAGATACAGGGAGAAACATTTGCCTGTGTCGGTGTTGAAGACAAACACCTGCTGGTATTTCACCGGCTGACAGGACTGGAAGAAGGTTATATAAGATCCCTGCTGGCTAAAAAGCTGGGGCTACATCCGACAGCCTTTAAAGCGAAATTGGTGGATGATTTTCCATTGACGCCTAATGGCAAGTTGGATTATACCAGTTTGCAGCAACAGGATATTTCACAGGTACAGCACTAA